Proteins from one Setaria italica strain Yugu1 chromosome V, Setaria_italica_v2.0, whole genome shotgun sequence genomic window:
- the LOC101758129 gene encoding transcription factor MYBS3, whose product MARKCSSCGNNGHNSRTCGGNGRVMMENGGGGVRLFGVQLHVGSSSPMKKCFSMECLSSAAPAAYYAAALAASSSSPSVSSSSSLVSVEETAEKVTNGYLSDGLMGRAQERKKGVPWTEDEHRRFLAGLEKLGKGDWRGISRHFVTTRTPTQVASHAQKYFLRQSSLTHKKRRSSLFDVVENADRAATSANERLRQRRGGGLGAGHGAPGSVSRHHQPAGEARAHPASEPFVPAATVLIGDEQQQREHVAERAAPRQKHPSSLTLSKPHHASLQQAAPDLELKISTTADYQAGSSPRTPFFGTIRVT is encoded by the exons ATGGCTAGGAAGTGCTCTAGCTGTGGCAATAATGGCCACAACTCCAGGACCTGCGGCGGGAACGGCAGGGTCATGATggagaacggcggcggcggagtgagGCTGTTCGGGGTGCAGCTGCATGTGGGGTCGTCTTCTCCCATGAAGAAGTGCTTCAGCATGGAGTGCCTGTcgtccgcggcgccggcggcgtacTACGCGGCCGCTCTCGCCGCCAGCAGCTCCTCGCCGtccgtgtcgtcgtcgtcgtcgcttgTCTCGGTGGAGGAGACCGCCGAGAAGGTCACCAACGGGTACCTTTCGGACGGGCTCATGGGCAGGGcgcaggagaggaagaagg GGGTTCCATGGACCGAGGATGAGCACCGGAGATTCCTGGCAGGCCTGGAGAAGCTCGGGAAGGGCGACTGGCGAGGCATCTCCCGGCACTTCGTCACGACGCGGACGCCGACGCAGGTGGCCAGCCACGCCCAGAAGTACTTCCTCCGGCAGAGCAGCCTCACGCACAAGAAGCGGAGGTCCAGCCTCTTCGACGTC GTCGAGAACGCAGACagggcggcgacgagcgcgaaCGAGCGTCTGAGACAGagacgcggcggcgggctcggcgCCGGACACGGAGCTCCCGGCTCTGTCTCTCGGCATCATCAGCCGGCCGGCGAAGCCCGAGCGCATCCTGCCTCCGAGCCTTTCGTCCCTGCTGCCACGGTGCTCATCGGcgatgagcagcagcagcgggagCACGTCGCCGAGCGGGCCGCACCGAGGCAGAAGCACCCTTCGTCCCTGACGCTGTCCAAGCCTCATCATGCGAGCCTCCAGCAGGCGGCGCCGGACCTGGAGCTGAAGATCTCGACGACCGCCGACTACCAGGCCGGTTCGTCGCCGAGGACGCCGTTCTTCGGGACCATCAGGGTCACGTAA